The DNA segment TTAGTTACTAAATATCCAAAGATGATGCAACAGTATTAACATCTTTATCTCCTCTGCCTGAACAATTAATTACTATTTCTGTATTTTTTTCTAGAGTAGGACATAATTTCTCCAGCCAAGCAAAGGCATGAGCTGTTTCGAGTGCAGGAATAATCCCTTCTAGTTCACTAACAAGTTTCAAAGCATTTAAAGCTTCTGTATCAGTAACAGAGCCATATTCTGCTCTTCCTATATCTTTTAAGTAACTATGTTCAGGACCTACCCCGGGATAATCAAGACCTGCGCTTATAGAATGTGCTTCTTGAACTTGACCGTTCTTATCTTGTAAAAGAAGGCTCATTGATCCATGTAAAATTCCAACTGATCCTTTAGTAATAGTAGCGGCATGTTTGTCAGTGTTGACTCCGCTTCCTGCAGCTTCAACTCCAATTAGTCGGACTGATTTTTCTTTTACAAAGGGATGAAAAAGACCCATTGCATTTGATCCTCCACCCACACAAGCAAGCAATATATCAGGTAGTGATCCAAACGATTCTACACATTGTTTTTTCGCTTCTTCTCCTATGACTGCATGAAAATCCCTAACAATCATTGGGAATGGATGTGGTCCCGCAACAGAACCTAAAATATAGTGTGTAGTTTCTACATTGGATACCCAATCTCTAATAGCTTCACTAGTCGCATCTTTGAGAGTTGCAGTACCTGAAGTGACAACTTTAACTTCTGCTCCTAAAAGTTTCATGCGAAAGACGTTTAATGATTGTCTTTTTATATCTTCCGCTCCCATGTAGATAATGCATTTCAAACCGAATCTCGCGCATACAGTAGCAGTTGCTACTCCGTGTTGCCCAGCACCTGTTTCCGCAATTATTCTTTCCTTGCCCATTCTTATGGCTAATAAAGCTTGTCCTAATGCGTTATTGATTTTGTGAGCACCAGTATGATTAAGGTCCTCTCTTTTTAGCCATATTCTACTAGTACAGGTTTTCGTTTGGTAATGTTCAGTAAGTCTTTTGGCTTCATATAGTGGTGTCTCTCTCCCGACATAAGTTTTCAATAAATGATTTAATTCATCAACAAATTGTTTATCTTTCCAGGCATCAGATGCGGCTTTTTCGAGTTCAAAAAGAGCTGGCATTAAAGTTTCAGGGACATATTGACCTCCATACTTTCCAAACCTGCCTTCCTTCGAAGGTTGATTCAAATAATCGTTATTCTTATTTTGATCATGACGGGAAATTGTACTTACCAATTTTCTATAGTATAAGTATTAACTAACTATAGAATATATAAAAAATAATGGGAAAAAAAAATTGGATTGAGTTTGTTAATGAGGAAAATAGTTACCAAGAAAAGCCTAAAGAAGATAGTTTTAGAAATATATCAAAAATAAATATCTCAAAACAAAAAAAAGGTAAAAAAGGTAAAACCGTAACTTTGATCAAAGGTTTAGGAATTAGAAATGAAAAAGAAGTTAAAGAATTTCTAAAAAAAATCAAAGTGTTTTGTGGTACTGGAGGAACTGTAATAGGAGAAGATATTCAATTACAGGGAGATATGGTATCCAAATCAATTGAGTTTCTTCGCAATGAAGGATTTCAAAATTTATAAGTGAAGAGTTAAAATAGTTTTCTACATTTGAAAACTTACAAGATGAAGGAACTAAATCAGAGAAATTCAGGAAAAAATATAAAATGGCATAACTTAACCATTGATAGAAATAAGTTAGAAAAAATGAGAGGTCATAGAGGAATAGTTATTTGGTTCACAGGGTTATCAGGGTCTGGGAAAAGTACCTTAGCCAATGCAGTAAACGAGATTTTACACTTTGATCGTTTGTCAACTTATGTACTAGATGGAGATAATATCAGACATGGTTTATGTAAGGATCTCGGATTTTCTGACAAAGATAGAGAAGAAAATATAAGAAGAATCGGTGAAGTTGCTAATTTATTTATGGATGCCGGAATCATAACCATTACAGCATTCGTCTCACCTTTCATTAGTGATAGAAATAAGGTTAGAGAAATTATTGGTTCAAAGGATTTTATTGAAGTATATTGTTCTGCAAACATTGATATTTGTGAGAGTAGAGATACTAAAGGTTTGTATAAAAAGGCACGCTCAGGAGAAATTAAAGAATTTACAGGTATATCTAGTCCATACGAGCCCCCTATTAATCCAGAAATAAGTGTTGATACAGGTTCTTTAGATTTAAATGATTCTGTTGAAACAGTTATAAATTATCTTAGAGAAAAGAATTTACTTGCAAATGTTTAATTTATAAAAATTTTTTAGTAAGTTTTTAGATAATTATCAGTCCCTAAAGTAAATAATTTACTGTTTTTAGTTCTTACTTGTGCATGCAGATTATCTCTAAATTTTTTCATTTTTATCCTTAAACCTTCGTCAAATAAACAAAGGATTTGAATTGCTAAAAGCCCAGCATTTTTTGCTCCGTTTATGGCTACTGTTGCTACTGGAATTCCTGCAGGCATTTGAACAATTGATAATAGGGAGTCGATTCCTTTCAGAGTTTTACTTTCTACGGGCACCCCTATAACGGGAATACATGTTAGTGAAGCTAACATCCCAGGCAAGTGAGCAGCCCCACCAGCTCCAGCTACAATAACCTTTATATTTTTTGATTCTGCCTTTTTTGCATATTCCATCATTTCAATTGGGGTTCGATGTGCTGAAAGTATACAAACTTCTGTTTCTATTCCAAATTCATGCAATATATCAACTGAAGGTTTCAAAGTTTTTAGATCTGAATCACTTCCCATTACTACCGCAACTTTAGAAATATTGCTGGAATTCAAGTCTGACAAAATAACAAATCAATTCTTTTCTTATAATGACGTGCAATTACCTGCGCGCTAGTTAGTTAGTATTAAAAAGACTAATTTTGTATGAATTGTTATGACGTCTAATAAAAATCTTGAAAAAAACGAAGTTAAGGAGTATTTCAACGGGACTGGTTTTGATCGATGGAGAA comes from the Prochlorococcus marinus str. MIT 9515 genome and includes:
- the trpB gene encoding tryptophan synthase subunit beta, giving the protein MVSTISRHDQNKNNDYLNQPSKEGRFGKYGGQYVPETLMPALFELEKAASDAWKDKQFVDELNHLLKTYVGRETPLYEAKRLTEHYQTKTCTSRIWLKREDLNHTGAHKINNALGQALLAIRMGKERIIAETGAGQHGVATATVCARFGLKCIIYMGAEDIKRQSLNVFRMKLLGAEVKVVTSGTATLKDATSEAIRDWVSNVETTHYILGSVAGPHPFPMIVRDFHAVIGEEAKKQCVESFGSLPDILLACVGGGSNAMGLFHPFVKEKSVRLIGVEAAGSGVNTDKHAATITKGSVGILHGSMSLLLQDKNGQVQEAHSISAGLDYPGVGPEHSYLKDIGRAEYGSVTDTEALNALKLVSELEGIIPALETAHAFAWLEKLCPTLEKNTEIVINCSGRGDKDVNTVASSLDI
- a CDS encoding translation initiation factor SUI1 — encoded protein: MGKKNWIEFVNEENSYQEKPKEDSFRNISKINISKQKKGKKGKTVTLIKGLGIRNEKEVKEFLKKIKVFCGTGGTVIGEDIQLQGDMVSKSIEFLRNEGFQNL
- the cysC gene encoding adenylyl-sulfate kinase, translating into MKELNQRNSGKNIKWHNLTIDRNKLEKMRGHRGIVIWFTGLSGSGKSTLANAVNEILHFDRLSTYVLDGDNIRHGLCKDLGFSDKDREENIRRIGEVANLFMDAGIITITAFVSPFISDRNKVREIIGSKDFIEVYCSANIDICESRDTKGLYKKARSGEIKEFTGISSPYEPPINPEISVDTGSLDLNDSVETVINYLREKNLLANV
- the purE gene encoding 5-(carboxyamino)imidazole ribonucleotide mutase, with protein sequence MSDLNSSNISKVAVVMGSDSDLKTLKPSVDILHEFGIETEVCILSAHRTPIEMMEYAKKAESKNIKVIVAGAGGAAHLPGMLASLTCIPVIGVPVESKTLKGIDSLLSIVQMPAGIPVATVAINGAKNAGLLAIQILCLFDEGLRIKMKKFRDNLHAQVRTKNSKLFTLGTDNYLKTY